Within the Fusarium keratoplasticum isolate Fu6.1 chromosome 1, whole genome shotgun sequence genome, the region AGCGCTCGCGCTGCTGCGGCCACCTATGACCGACAActggccgacgacgacatggacgaggatgacgataGCGAAGAGTCCGACAATGAGCGCGGCCCTGAAATGTCAATTGGCCAGGCCTCTTCGAGAAAGACCTACGACAAGGTCTTCAAGTCGGTGGTTGAGCAGGCAGACGTCGTCCTCTACGTCCTCGACGCCCGCGACCCAGAGGGCACACGCTCTCGCGAGGTCGAGCgcagcatcatggccgctGCGTCTGGCGGCAAGCgtctcatcctcgtcatcaacaaggtcgaCTTGATCCCTCCCAAAGTCCTCCGAGATTGGCTCGTCTACCTTCGCCGCTACTTCCCAACCCTGCCTCTCCGGGCCTCTAACGCCGCCCCCAACGCCCACACCTTCAACCACCGTGACCTGACCGTCCAGAGCACATCTGCCACGCTtttcaaggccctcaagagcTTTGCTGCTAGTCGTCAGCTCAAGCGTGCTGTGTCTGTTGGTGTCATTGGCTATCCTAACGTGGGTAAGAGCTCTGTTATCAACGCTCTTCTCTCAAGGATGAGTGGAAAGGGTAGCTCCTCTTCAAAGGCGTGCCCTGCTGGTGCCGAGGCTGGCGTGACGACGAGCATCCGATCTGTCAAGATCGACAGCAAGCTTACTCTGCTCGACTCCCCTGGTGTCGTcttcccctcttcctcctcgacccaGTCTGCCGGCCTCGTCTCACTCAAGAATGCCACCGAGGCGCACGCCCACCTGATCCTCCTTAATGCTGTCCCACCCAAGCAGATCGATGATCCTGTCCCTGCCGTCTCACTCCTGCTGCGACGTCTGTCATCATCCCCTGAGCTCATGCGGAAGCTTACCGATGTCTACGACATTCCTGCCCTCCTCCCAGACCGTAAGGACGGCGACACTACAACCGACTTCCTCGTCCAAGTCGCCCGCAGGCGAGGCCGTCTCGGCCGCGGTGGAGTCCCCAacatcaacgccgccgccatgacCGTCGTCACCGACTGGCGTGACGGCCGTATCCAGGGCTGGGTCGAGCCCCCTGCCTTGGCTGTCGAGTCCAGCACCGCGCCGTCCAAGCCGGCCCTGAAGAACGCCggagaggatgaggttgcCGCCGACCAGAAGCAGATCGTCACCGAGTGGGCCGCCGagttcaagctcgagggTCTCTGGGGCGACGACGGCAACGCTGACAACGACGATGCCATGGAGCAGTAAGAGAGGGGGAATTTGGACTTGAGTAAAAAACGTGACGGACGGTACATGAATTCTTGACTGGAAAGTTTGGCGTTTCAAGGGTTGGCTGGCAGAACGGACCTAGACCGTGCATATACCTTTATAAAAACAATCTGTCTTCCCAAACTCCTGCGTGGTTCACCCTGTGCTTTGTAGATTGTGCATCATGCCATGTACCTGTACCTCTAACTACCTAATACAAATGATCCCTCTTAAGCCTCGAGCAACTCCATCTTAACACCCCGCTTGCCCGTCATCTCGTCCTTCTCGTCATGGACTCTAACCTTGACCTTTTGGAACAGCTCCACCTGCACCTCCCGGCTTCCCTTGGTAGTGAGCGTAAACGTCTCAGGGTCAAAGTCGGCCTCTGGTTCGGGCTCGGCGAGATCCCTGAGTCGGATCAAACCTTCGATGCCGAAGCGcgggacgaggacgacgaagcCGTTGCTGAAAATCTTCATGACAAacgcctcctcctcagcgaccttgcccttgagggcCTGGCCGACGTAGTAGGCAATGCTGGCGCGGCCCGCCATCTGGGCGTTGCGGTGTCGCACGTTGATGTTCTTGCACACGGCCTCGAGGCGTCCCCGGCTGCGGACGTTGGGGTGAACAGCCTCGTagtcgatggcggcggcaaGCTGTCGGTGAGCGAGGAGATCGGCGTATCGACGGATGGGAGACGTGAAGTGAGTGTAGATCTCGGACGCAAGACCATAGTGACGGAACTCGGGGTAGGCTTGGGTGCCTGAGCAGAAATACTCTGCACTCATCATACAGCGCGTCGCCATGATACGCACCAAAGTGTTGAAGAACGGTTCCTTGGCATCGACACACTGATCCAACGAgtcggcgagggccttgCTGGAGTCGGTGCGAAGCTCCAAGCCGCGCTTGGTGCGCAGTTGGTTTGCTAGCTCGTCAAAGTTGGTCTTGGGAGGAGCGGCGTGACGACGGAGGATGGCAGTCTGGGGGAACGCCTCGTAGATCTTGGCTGCGACGCTGACGTTGGCGAACAACATGAACTCTTCGACCAGCGAGTTggtgtcgaggagctgcttCGTCTTGACATCGATGGGATCAGACGTCTCGGACTCGGtctggaccttgacctcgggcGACGAGAGGCTCAGAGCACCGGCGTCCattcgcttcttcttgagcttctttgACAGCATGAGGAGCATCCGCATTCCCTTGGTGAGGTCGTCTTGCTGAGAATCGTCATCGATTCTGAGTTGAGCCTGTTCGTAGCTGAAAGCCTCACGGGACTTGATAACAGACTTTGTGAAGCGAACGTTGACGATATCGGCATTGTCATTTAGCTCCCAGAGCACCGAAAAGGCATATCGTTCCACATATGGCTTGAGAGAGCAAAGGTCTGTTCCAAGCAGTGGCGGAAGCATGTCAATACGCTTGTCCACCAGATAAACAGTGGTGCCGCGGATGCTGGCCTCAGTGTCCATGGCGTTGGCAGGCTTGACGAAGTGCGAGACATCGGCGATGTGGACGCCAACCTCAAAATTGCCGTTCGGAAGCTTCCTGGCGTGGAGAGCATCGTCGATATCCTGACAGCCGGGAGGATCAATACTGCAGATGAGAAGTCCTCTGAGATCCTCCCTTTGTCTCCAGCCGGGATCCTCCACGCTGGCTGGCACCCTCCAGTCATGGCCTTCCTTAGGGAGACAGTCAAGGACAGTCTTGGGGAACGGTCGGTACTGGACATCCCATTCTAGCAACAGAGCTTCAGTCTCGGCCGCCTTGGTCTCCAACTCTCCCAGAGAGCGTACAAAGTGTCCAATGGGGTGTCTAGAGTCACGCTCCCAGGCATCGATGGTAACCAAAAGTCGCTTGCCGAGTAGGTCTGCAACTTGTCGTGTACGAAGTCGAATCTTGGGAatcttcttgtccatggggatgaggaagacgctGTCCTGCTTGCGACCCTGGCTGGACGCTTTGCTCGCAGAGGAAGGGTCGATGTGGCCAACATACTGGCGCCAGTTGCGCTTGATTACGCCAACAACCTTGGCAGTTGGTTGTGGGCGGCCTTCTGAGAAGCCCTTCTGGGTCTTCTTCACCTGCTCCTGCAGAGCCTTGCGCTCCTTTTCAGACACAAGGTCTTGGCTCTCCTCCACGTCTGCGTTCTCGTTCTTTGTGAtggcttcctcctcaatgATCTTTGTCGAAGGCTCCTTCCATTGATCTTGAGggagaacctcgacaacgaCCACGTCGCCGTCAACAGCACGGTTGATGTTCTCGCGGCCTAGGACTAGCAGAGGTTTGGGGAATGCCGGAACCTTGATGGAGCCCTCTAGATAGTTGTATGGCGAGACGTTGAAGATGCCCTGATGCATCAAGCCGGCCTTGACCCCAGTCATCATCCTTGAGAGTGTAAAGTACTCAGGATATAGCATCTGCCCCTGTTTCTTAAACGACCCTTGGTTTTGCGACTCTGCCACCATGTCGAGCAGCctctcgccatcctcgagtCCGCTGACATAGTCTTTGAGAGAAGATGCGTGAAGCCCGTCTGCCTTGGCTTTGCGGAGGTTGTCTTGGTCGTCGCTCAGCATCACCACTGCCGGGAGtttcttggcctttgtgCGCGCTAGATGCTCGCCGTACCATTTCACGGCCAGTCGCACAGCCCGATCATTTCGGTCATTAACGGTTTCATTTGCCTCGCGGTGGACAAACGTTTCCAGTCGAAAGTCGTTGAAGAAGACATAAAATCTCTTTTCCTCGCTCTTCGTGAGTCCTATTAGCCGATTATAAAGCGGCAATGACCGATTCCGTagctcctcaagcacagtctgCAAGATGATGACGTCGTAAAAGGCGGAGCTCTGCTCAAACAGATCCATGGCGTTGAGCAGCGCGTTGGTATCAGGGACCAAGTAGTGTCCTTGGGGGAATGCTTTGGTGCCTGCTGGCTTGTCCGAGAGGACAAAGGGCTGAGCTGCATCTTTGTCAGTACATCGGAAAAGAGTGAGAAATACTAGAACTCACCCTGCTGAGCGGCATTTCTAGGGGCATACTGAAGACACGCCTTGcagagcttggaggagcaAGGAATGTCTGTTCGCAAGTAGACTTCTCTAACAATTTTCTGCACCTTGCCGCTTCGAGTCGAGCGCACATAGACCTTGCTCGAGATGTTGGATGCTAGGGCATCGCCTTCCTGAGATCTTTTTAAGCTCGCCATCTCTTCTCGACTTCGTCACAAGTGGTGAAGCAGATTGTGAGTAGGTGATGAAAAGTATGTCGTTGAGCAAGCATCTAGTTTGGCAGGCGAATTGAAAGTGATAGTGGGGCCGTTATCGATAAGGCCCAGGTCAAAACAAAATGGCAGTCAAAACCTCGACTTTATAATGGATGCGTAATTGCTTCAACATCGGCGTTTCGACACTCTAGAGCGATCTAGAAAGATACCAAAGTTTCCATTACCCATGGTACGAAGTCTTCAAGTCACGTTTGGTAAGCAGCTTGGAACACGCTCTCGGCCTTGGAAGAAGTCATCACATGACCAGCAAGAGCTACCGTGGTTATCACGTGATTGAGTAACCACTTCAACtacctgcctacctacctacctacctaccttcCTGGTTCGCCCTTCATCATGAATCCTTATTCTGCGGCACTTTCTTCAGCTCCAAGGCATTTGAGAGAATAATCTGTGGTCAATTTGATGTCCTGTGCCGATTCTAGAACAACAGCTCTGAGATCTTCGGCATCTGTTTCGTCGTCAGGAGCAAGATATAGGCCCTCCGCTGCAACCACTACCACCAGGAGTCCTCCGCCT harbors:
- a CDS encoding CP-type G domain-containing protein; the encoded protein is MAGSINKPKKPKSKRTPVRLRHKIQKASVAKQKKERKLAKKNPEWRTKLKKDPGIPNLFPYKEKLLAEIEEKRLKKAEEAQKRKELAKAAKTGAKDEEVMEDVDVEDDGEEDVDEMEDEDMDEDIDESNPMAALIASARAAAATYDRQLADDDMDEDDDSEESDNERGPEMSIGQASSRKTYDKVFKSVVEQADVVLYVLDARDPEGTRSREVERSIMAAASGGKRLILVINKVDLIPPKVLRDWLVYLRRYFPTLPLRASNAAPNAHTFNHRDLTVQSTSATLFKALKSFAASRQLKRAVSVGVIGYPNVGKSSVINALLSRMSGKGSSSSKACPAGAEAGVTTSIRSVKIDSKLTLLDSPGVVFPSSSSTQSAGLVSLKNATEAHAHLILLNAVPPKQIDDPVPAVSLLLRRLSSSPELMRKLTDVYDIPALLPDRKDGDTTTDFLVQVARRRGRLGRGGVPNINAAAMTVVTDWRDGRIQGWVEPPALAVESSTAPSKPALKNAGEDEVAADQKQIVTEWAAEFKLEGLWGDDGNADNDDAMEQ
- a CDS encoding S1 motif domain-containing protein, with amino-acid sequence MASLKRSQEGDALASNISSKVYVRSTRSGKVQKIVREVYLRTDIPCSSKLCKACLQYAPRNAAQQAQPFVLSDKPAGTKAFPQGHYLVPDTNALLNAMDLFEQSSAFYDVIILQTVLEELRNRSLPLYNRLIGLTKSEEKRFYVFFNDFRLETFVHREANETVNDRNDRAVRLAVKWYGEHLARTKAKKLPAVVMLSDDQDNLRKAKADGLHASSLKDYVSGLEDGERLLDMVAESQNQGSFKKQGQMLYPEYFTLSRMMTGVKAGLMHQGIFNVSPYNYLEGSIKVPAFPKPLLVLGRENINRAVDGDVVVVEVLPQDQWKEPSTKIIEEEAITKNENADVEESQDLVSEKERKALQEQVKKTQKGFSEGRPQPTAKVVGVIKRNWRQYVGHIDPSSASKASSQGRKQDSVFLIPMDKKIPKIRLRTRQVADLLGKRLLVTIDAWERDSRHPIGHFVRSLGELETKAAETEALLLEWDVQYRPFPKTVLDCLPKEGHDWRVPASVEDPGWRQREDLRGLLICSIDPPGCQDIDDALHARKLPNGNFEVGVHIADVSHFVKPANAMDTEASIRGTTVYLVDKRIDMLPPLLGTDLCSLKPYVERYAFSVLWELNDNADIVNVRFTKSVIKSREAFSYEQAQLRIDDDSQQDDLTKGMRMLLMLSKKLKKKRMDAGALSLSSPEVKVQTESETSDPIDVKTKQLLDTNSLVEEFMLFANVSVAAKIYEAFPQTAILRRHAAPPKTNFDELANQLRTKRGLELRTDSSKALADSLDQCVDAKEPFFNTLVRIMATRCMMSAEYFCSGTQAYPEFRHYGLASEIYTHFTSPIRRYADLLAHRQLAAAIDYEAVHPNVRSRGRLEAVCKNINVRHRNAQMAGRASIAYYVGQALKGKVAEEEAFVMKIFSNGFVVLVPRFGIEGLIRLRDLAEPEPEADFDPETFTLTTKGSREVQVELFQKVKVRVHDEKDEMTGKRGVKMELLEA